AGCCCCTTCTTGAGGTCGCGCAGCGCCTCCAGCTTCCGCCCCTGCGCCGCGATCAGTTCGTCAAGCGACATCAGGCAGTCGGCGATCTTTTGTTGCTCGGCTGGAGGCGGCGCAGGAAGGCGGAGGTCTTGTAGGGCGCTACCGGAAAGCTCTTTGAAAGTGCTGCCTGCTCCGAGGTCAATCAATTTGGGTTTCATGCACAGCAGGGAACTGTAGAGAAAATATGTCGCATTACCGGCAAACGGGATTAGACCTCGGCAACCCTGGTTGATCGCCATTGGGGATAGATTTATCGCGAGATGCCCAATGGGAGCTCGCGTCGATATAACGACCGAGCGGACAGGCAGTAACTCTGATGAGCAGTTGGCGAGTCCGAGATGACTTATCGTACGGACCGTTGCCGCGATGAATGGGCAGTCGCTCTTACCCATTTCCGCCGGCGTCAGCCACATTACGGAGCCGCGCCAGTATTCTGGCTTGGTCGTGTCGGGAGTGCCTCCCTGGGTTATGCGAGCCAATTTATGTAGCGGCGTTGATTCCCACCCCGGCGCCTGGTGGAATTCAGGGAACCGCAACTTCGGCACCAGCGGATTACTCTCCATCTGCGTTGTACTCCGCGCGCGTCTCGTACACCTTGAGCCCTGCGATCTCTCGCTCGCCGGCCCGGCGTCGCAAAAGCGGCTCGAGCTCGTTCATCAGGGCGAGCTCCTTCTCTACGCGCTGGCGCCAACCCAGGCCCAGCGGCTCCAGCAGCGTGGTCAGCCGGTCTCCGTTGAAGATTCGCCGCTGGAGCACTTCATCTACCAGCCGCTGCACCTCCTCCGCATTGAGCCCTTGTCGCGCGGCGAGCTCTGCTACCTCCTGCGCATCGCGTTCGGTCTTGAACGCGACATACCCGTCGCAGACCTGGCGCTTTTGCAGCGGCTTTCCGACCTCCAGCGAGCGGACGTATTCGGTGATGAGGTCGCGCTCGTCGAGGAACTTTGAGTCGGCGGCGATCACGCCGATCAGCCGCTCCAGCGTAATCGCCTCCTTGCCCGGCTTCTGTTGGGAGAACCTGGCGATGAGGCTCATGATGTAGTCGTAGTCGATGAGCGCGGAGGCGAAGAGCACGAGCTCGAAGTCCACTTCTTCGACCGCTGCGTCCGGGTCGGCGCCCGTCTTGCGCTGCTTTTCTCTTAGCGCAAGTGCGGTCGCAAGGTATGCGCCCTTGAACCCGCGCAGTTGATCCTCGGGGAGTATGTTCTCCAGCTCCTGCTCTTGGTCGGGAGTGAGGTCGGTGTACTGGTCGAGCTGGGTCCGGAGCGTCTGTACCGCCTTGAACTTCTCAATGAACCCGACGCGGGCGTGGTCGCCCTTGAGATTCGCAACCTGGTCCGGCTTCATTGCGGCGCCCTGCGACGTCATGAACTCGTCAAGCTTCTGGACGGCCTCCTTCAGCTTCTCAATGATGGCGGGCGCCTTGTCCACCAGCCAGATTTCCTTTGGCGGGCGCGGGGAGGCGCCGGAGAACATCGCGATGGCGTCGTCGACCTCCTGCTGTTGGGCCCGGAAGTCGAGGATAGTGCCGTAGGGCTTCGTTGCGTTGAGGATGCGGTTCGTGCGACTGAACGCCTGGATCAGTCCGTGGTGCCTCAGGTTCTTGTCCACGTAGAGCGTGTTCAGGTACTTGGAATCGAACCCGGTGAGAAGCATATCCACCACAATGGTGACGTCGATCTTCTCGCTATCGGGCTGGTCACTGTTCGGGTACTGCTGGTCCTTGATTCGCTGCTGAACGTCCTGCTTCTCGCTATGGGGCTGGTGACTGTTCGGGTACTGCTGGTCCTTGATTCGCTTCTGAACGTCCTGGTAGTAGAGGTCGAACTCCTCGATGCAGTGGTTCGTCCCGTACCGCTCGTTGTAATCGGCGATGATCCGAGATAGCGCCTCCTTCTTCTCCTCGGGCTTTACCTTATTGTCTTCCCGCTCTTGAAGCAGGTCTTCCTGGATCTGCTTCACGTCGGCGCTCACGTCTCCGGGCGGGGAGAAGACGCAGGCGATGTTAAGGGGGATATAATCGGGATCCTCAGTAATCCGCTCGCGCTGGCGATCGGCGAACCGGTTGAAGTAGTCGATCGCGTCGTTGATGGAGCTTGTGGCGAGCAACGCGTTGAAGCGGCGATTGCCGGTGGCAGCGTCGTGCTTTTCGAGGATGGCGTTCACTACGGCAGCCCGGGTCAGGGGCTGACCGGGTTTGAGTTTGTCCTCGCCTTGCGGCTCGAAGTAATCCACGTGGAAGCGGAGGACGTTGCCGTCGTCGATGGCGTGGGTGATCGTGTACTCGTGGAGCCGTTGTTGAAACACAACGTCGGTGGTCAACAGGGACGCCTCACCGGCCCGGACGTTCACACGCACGGCGTTGTCTTCGAAAATCGGGGTACCCGTGAACCCGAAAAGTTGGGCGTTCGGGAAGAACTCCTTGATGGCGTTGTGGCTCTCGCCGAATTGGGACCGGTGGCACTCGTCGAAGATGATCACCATGCGCTTGTCGCGCAACGGATGGAGCTGCTCCGTGAAGGTCGCATGGCCGCGCTTCTTCCTGTTCTCGTTTCGCTTACTGCCTTCGTCGAGCGCGAGGCCGAGCTTCTGGATTGTGGTGACGATCACTTTGTCGGCGTAGTCGTCCGACAGCAGGCGCCGGACAAGGGCGGCGGTGTTGGTATTCTCCTCGACGCACCCGGGCTGGAAGCGGTTGAACTCTTCGCGGGTCTGGCGGTCGAGGTCTTTGCGGTCGACGACGAAAAGGACCTTCTGAATACTGTCGTTGGCCTTGAGAAGGGTGGCGGCCTTGAAGCTCGTGAGCGTCTTGCCGCTGCCGGTAGTGTGCCAGATGTAGCCGTTGCCGCTGTTCTCTTCGATACACCGGACGATGGCGTCCACCGCATAGATCTGGTAGGGCCGCATCATGAGGAGCTTCCGTTCGCTCTGGACGAGCACCATGTAGCGGCTGATCATCCGGCTGAGCGTGCATTTGGCCAGGAACTTCTCCGCGAAGTCGTCCAGGTGCGCGATCTTCCTGTTGTCCCGGTCGGCGAACTGGCAGATGGGCAGGTAGCGCTCATCGGCGTCGAATGCGAAGTGGCGAGCGTTATTATTGGCGAAGTAGTAGGTTTGGTCGCGGTTGCTGACAACGAAGAGCTGAATAAAGCACAGGAGCGTCTTTGTGTAGCCGTTGCCGTGGTCGTTCTTGTACTCGACGATCTGTTCCATGGCCCGTCGAGGGTTGATACCGAGGGTCTTGAGCTCGATCTGGACGACGGGAATGCCGTTGATAAGCAGGATTACGTCGTAGCGGTGGTGACTGTAGTCCGTGTTAATCCGCAGCTGGTTGATGACCTCGAAATCGTTCTTACACCATTCTTTGGTGTTGACGAGAGTGTAGTTCAGAGGGGTGCCGTCGTCGCGGCTGAAGCTGTTGATGTTACGAACGGTTTGGGCAGCGGTGAACACGTCCGCTGTGACAATCTCGTCCAATAGCCGGTTGAACTCGCCATCTGTAAGGTGGACCCGGTTAAGGGCCTGGAACTTCTCCCGGAAGTTCTGCTCCAGCGCGGCTCTATCTCTGATGTCCGCGCGGTACCTATACTTCAAGGCCACGAGCTTCTCGATCAGTTCATCCTCAAGCTGGCGTTCGGACAGTGTCATGATGACTGCGCGCTCCTCGCCGCCTTCGCCAGGCCGGTGGTCGGCTTGCCCAAAGGCTCGATGCCGGTGCCGACGCTGTCGTGCTCGACCGTTCGGTGGTGGCCGCGCGTTAGCTCGGCCAGCGCATCCACCATGCGGAAGCGGCTGTTGTCGGCCACCCACTCTCCTGGCACGGTGGGATTCGGGGCTTGCTGTTCATCGGACACGGGCGGCGTGGCTCCTTCGCGGATGTGTTGGTCTCATGCCTTTGGTTCGATGCGCGCCACATCGATACCTGCCGAAGGCCGCGCGACACGGTGTCGCGCTTGTGGCCGGTTTCAGGGCGTGGTTCAGGCAGTGCCGCCGCCCCCGCCCCCGCCGTTGACGCCGGCGCGTCGAAAACGATTCTCTTCTCACAACCGGATGGGTCGGCGCCGGTAGCGTTTTAAACCGACATGCCCCCGTCGATAACAAGGCCGCTGCCGGTGATGAACGAGGCCTCGTCGGAGGCCAGGTAGAGCGCGGCGGCGGCGATCTCGTCTGCGCTGCCGAGGCGGCCCAGCGGCTGGCGGGCGGCGTACTTCGCGCGCTCGGCGCCCGGGTCGGCGGCCGATTCGATGCGGCCGCTGAGCGATGGCGTTTCGATGGTTCCCGGCGCCAGGTAGACGGCGCGGATCCCGGTTCCGGCGTAGTCGACGGCGATGGCCCGGGTGAGGCCGATAACTCCCGCCTTTGCCGCGCAGTAGGCCGCCCGGTTCGGCAGGCCCATCACACCGGCCACCGATGCCATGTTGAGCAGCAGCCCGCCGCCCTGTCGCAGCATTACGGGGATGGCGAAGCGGCAGCCGAGATACGCGCTTGTGAGCGTGGTGGCGATCTGCCGCTCCCATTCGGCGTGGGCCGTCTCCTCCACCGTGCCCTGTACGACGATGCCGGCGTTATTGAAAAGCACATCCAGCCGGCCGAACGCGGAAACCGCCGCGTCGATCATGCGGCGCACATCGGCCTCCACCGAGACATCGGCCTCGATGGCGAGCGCCCGCCCGCCGAACTCCTCGATCCGGCGCGCCACTTCGCGAACTCCCTCAGCGTTGATGTCGGCAAGGGCCACGGTGGCGCCTTCGCGCGCAAACAGCTCGGCGGAAGCGCGGCCAATGCCCTGCGCGGCCCCTGTAATCACAACCGATCTATCTCTAAGCTTCATACGCAGAATGATACAGCATCGCACTTCGAAACAGCCGATAGAACCCGAAGCGGCTGACCGGCCGGAGCTGGTCACAGCCATTATTACGGCTCTGCTGCAGGGCGCTACGCGGCGTACAGCCGCGGCTGCGGCCGGCATCAACGAGGCCGCGCTCCAGAGCATGCTGCGCCACAACCCCTGCCTGGAGGCAGAACTTGCGCAGGCGGAAGCTCAGTGTGAAACGCGGTGCGCCGCCGCCGTGATGGAGGCGGTTGAGAAGGGCGATTGGCGCGCCGCGCTGGCCCTGCTGGCCCGCCGTGACCCGGCCGCATGGCAGGAGCGGAGGCAGATTGACGTTAGAAAGCTCACCGATCTTCAGATTGTCGCCCTCCTTGAAGCAGATGCTGAGGCAGGAAGCGAGCCGCAGGGGACTGGTGGTGAGCCAGGCGGCGAATGACGCGGAACGCGCACGCTGCGCGGCGGATGTGGTCTACTGGCTCACCACCTTCTGTAAAACCTACGATCCCCGCCTTCCGGAGCCGATTCTGCCCTTTGTTCCGTTTCCGCGGCAGATCGAGTTCCTGCTCTGGCTGAAAGAACGCGAGGCAAATCAGGAGGATGGCGTCGCCGAAAAGTGCCGCGACGTCGGGTTTACATGGCTTTGCTGCGCCTATATGGGGCACGCCTGGTTGTTTCGAAAGGGTTTCAAGGGGGCATTCGGCAGCCGGAAGCTGGAGCTGGTCGATCGGCTCGGCGATCCCGACAGCATCTTCGAGAAGATCCGTATCGTGCTGCGCCACCTTCCGGGCTGGATGCTGCCCGCCGGATTCAGCTGGCGCGAGCACGATAACCTGTGCAAGCTGATCAATCCGGAGTCGGGCGCAACGCTCACCGGCGAGGGGGGCGACAACATCGGACGCGGCGGGCGCGCCACCCTCTACATTATTGATGAGGCCGCGCACCTGGAGCGTGCCGAGCGGGTGGAGGCTGCGCTCAGCCAGACTTCGCGCTGCAAAATCTGGGTCTCGACCCCGAACGGCATCGGCAACCTCTTTGCCCGCAAGCGTTTCAGCGGCGCGTACCCGGTCTTTACGTTTCGCTGGCAGGATGATCCACGCAAAACGGAAACCTGGTTCCAGCAGCAGAAGCGGACCCTGGACCCGGTTGTTCTGGCGCAGGAAGTGGAGATCGACTACGCCGCCAGCGTGGAGGGCATCTGCATACCGGCCGCATTTGTGCGCGCAGCCATCGAGATGACGAAACGCCTGGCCGATGAACCCGTGCATGGCCCGGCGGCCGCCGGGCTGGACATTGCCGAGGAAGGCAAGAGCCGCACCGTGCTCATCGTCCGGCGCGGCCCGATGGTAACCGACGTGCTGGATTGGGGCGCGGCCAACACCACGCAGACGGCATGGCGGGCGCGGGATGAAGCGGAGCGCCGCGGGGTGGTGACACTCTGCTACGATGCCACGGGTGTAGGCGCCGGTGTGCGCGGCGCATTCGAAAGCGCGGAGCGTAAGCCGGCCTTCGCCGCTGTGGCGATCAATGGCGGAGCGCGCCCCGGCAACCGCCGCTGGCCGGACGGCGCCACCAGCGCTCAGCGATTCCTCAACCTTCGCGCCGAACTCTGGTGGATGCTTCGCAGCCGGTTTGAGGCCGCGTTTGAGCTTGTGGAGCACGGCATCGAACACCCGCTGGAGGAGCTGATCGCCCTGCCGCACCACGCCGACCTTGCGGCGCAGCTCTCGGCGCCGCGGTGGTTCCACACAGAGACGGGCAAAATCCGCATCGAGAGCAAGCTGGAGATGGCGCGCCGCGGCGTGGCAAGCCCCGATTTCGCGGATGCGCTGGCCTATGCTTTTGCTGCCGGCGTGCGGCCGGTTGCGTTTGTGGCCGGCGGCCGGCGAGAAGCCACGCTGACCCCAAATCGTGGCCTGCGCCGTGGCTGAAGCGAATCGGTGCGATCGTGGCGTCAGGGCGCGGGATGTGGGGAGATCGAAGAGGTAGCCGTGGCCAAAGCAGCTCCCATCGTTGAAACTGTAGTAACGGGCGAAGCGCCGGCG
This genomic window from Armatimonadota bacterium contains:
- a CDS encoding restriction endonuclease subunit S, which codes for MESNPLVPKLRFPEFHQAPGWESTPLHKLARITQGGTPDTTKPEYWRGSVMWLTPAEMGKSDCPFIAATVRTISHLGLANCSSELLPVRSVVISTRAPIGHLAINLSPMAINQGCRGLIPFAGNATYFLYSSLLCMKPKLIDLGAGSTFKELSGSALQDLRLPAPPPAEQQKIADCLMSLDELIAAQGRKLEALRDLKKGLLQQLFPGEGESRPRLRFPEFRDAGAWTRLTLKNLCAMRAGAFVPACDIVGRPVGELYPCYGGNGLRGYVQTYTHDGDYPLVGRQGALCGNVMLARGKFHATEHAIVATPNAATDAAWLYYALDFLNLNRFATGQAQPGLSVDVLNNIELSAPIDRVEQEGVAGCLLSLDDLISGQTKVLDALKTHKQGLMQGLFPSLKGA
- a CDS encoding type I restriction endonuclease subunit R, which encodes MTLSERQLEDELIEKLVALKYRYRADIRDRAALEQNFREKFQALNRVHLTDGEFNRLLDEIVTADVFTAAQTVRNINSFSRDDGTPLNYTLVNTKEWCKNDFEVINQLRINTDYSHHRYDVILLINGIPVVQIELKTLGINPRRAMEQIVEYKNDHGNGYTKTLLCFIQLFVVSNRDQTYYFANNNARHFAFDADERYLPICQFADRDNRKIAHLDDFAEKFLAKCTLSRMISRYMVLVQSERKLLMMRPYQIYAVDAIVRCIEENSGNGYIWHTTGSGKTLTSFKAATLLKANDSIQKVLFVVDRKDLDRQTREEFNRFQPGCVEENTNTAALVRRLLSDDYADKVIVTTIQKLGLALDEGSKRNENRKKRGHATFTEQLHPLRDKRMVIIFDECHRSQFGESHNAIKEFFPNAQLFGFTGTPIFEDNAVRVNVRAGEASLLTTDVVFQQRLHEYTITHAIDDGNVLRFHVDYFEPQGEDKLKPGQPLTRAAVVNAILEKHDAATGNRRFNALLATSSINDAIDYFNRFADRQRERITEDPDYIPLNIACVFSPPGDVSADVKQIQEDLLQEREDNKVKPEEKKEALSRIIADYNERYGTNHCIEEFDLYYQDVQKRIKDQQYPNSHQPHSEKQDVQQRIKDQQYPNSDQPDSEKIDVTIVVDMLLTGFDSKYLNTLYVDKNLRHHGLIQAFSRTNRILNATKPYGTILDFRAQQQEVDDAIAMFSGASPRPPKEIWLVDKAPAIIEKLKEAVQKLDEFMTSQGAAMKPDQVANLKGDHARVGFIEKFKAVQTLRTQLDQYTDLTPDQEQELENILPEDQLRGFKGAYLATALALREKQRKTGADPDAAVEEVDFELVLFASALIDYDYIMSLIARFSQQKPGKEAITLERLIGVIAADSKFLDERDLITEYVRSLEVGKPLQKRQVCDGYVAFKTERDAQEVAELAARQGLNAEEVQRLVDEVLQRRIFNGDRLTTLLEPLGLGWRQRVEKELALMNELEPLLRRRAGEREIAGLKVYETRAEYNADGE
- a CDS encoding SDR family oxidoreductase, with amino-acid sequence MKLRDRSVVITGAAQGIGRASAELFAREGATVALADINAEGVREVARRIEEFGGRALAIEADVSVEADVRRMIDAAVSAFGRLDVLFNNAGIVVQGTVEETAHAEWERQIATTLTSAYLGCRFAIPVMLRQGGGLLLNMASVAGVMGLPNRAAYCAAKAGVIGLTRAIAVDYAGTGIRAVYLAPGTIETPSLSGRIESAADPGAERAKYAARQPLGRLGSADEIAAAALYLASDEASFITGSGLVIDGGMSV